A genome region from Gadus chalcogrammus isolate NIFS_2021 chromosome 7, NIFS_Gcha_1.0, whole genome shotgun sequence includes the following:
- the specc1 gene encoding cytospin-B isoform X2: protein MGNQAGRQDDTDSGATGNKKSGIPAPKELPTSITRDRVSLREHLKNSTAKKIVSSASTSSLSSIARHPRSTARARGDAESPDKGLLESQVKELQAEAKAKDNEINNLRMELQRFREKAPAASPTAETPGSDSSQDSSPEHGPVQVSDVLVMVGELREKNAKFQKELAGLREENQTLKETLLGLEASSKPMLNGLPSDSNASPPGENSPPSAGSPLRSSLSSSADIKDASSPDCSEFEKIPSHSTSACSSISSDATSVPAGNGAAGTGVSVQSLTDQIYKMEESHHSTAEELQATLQELADQQQVVQELTAENERLAQDKRLLQSSLQQQRERVDQVAQKNEVLAGRLQEQAQAQAQREEELGSQAPRHAELEQRYGELVESSRFEREKLVDIQQQLTGSLRALEQEHQEAQAQARSLREERDGLQEQLEMAAQVGDQAAKAAEGQRACGEGLRLDNSRLKAQVDIERQKVTELKAMQSASDSTELQGLLKAAHEEKDRLEVELSELRQELLQAQGEAEHAKDTISKAESRCQQLQESAARLEQELVSRVGALEEAGLQAENQVKELKETIFELDDQVEQQRAVHLHTNQTVLDMENHVRKLEEQKADAERQVKLLTRQSKEEKEEWRRFQADLQTAVVVANDIKVEAQQELRALRRQLQEEQHRSAKLSSDLEGLQGVRMGPGATFDTKTAVEGR from the exons ATGGGGAACCAGGCGGGAAGACAGGATGATACGGATTCAG GTGCCACGGGGAACAAGAAGTCCGGCATCCCTGCACCCAAAGAGCTCCCCACCAGTATCACCAGGGACCGCGTCTCTCTGAGAGAGCATCTCAAGAACTCCACTGCCAAGAAGATTGTTTCCAGTGCCAGCACGTCCAGCCTCTCCTCCATAGCCAGGCACCCGCGCAGCACAGCCAGGGCTCGGGGGGATGCGGAGAGTCCGGACAAGGGCCTTCTGGAGTCCCAGGTCAAAGAGCTCCAGGCTGAGGCCAAGGCCAAGGACAACGAGATCAACAACCTGAGGATGGAGCTGCAGCGCTTCAGAGAGAAGGCCCCCGCCGCCTCCCCGACCGCAGAGACACCGGGGTCCGACTCGTCCCAAGACTCGTCCCCCGAGCATGGGCCGGTTCAGGTGTCAGACGTCCTGGTGATGGTCGGGGAGCTCAGGGAAAAGAACGCCAAGTTCCAGAAGGAGCTGGCCGGCCTCCGGGAGGAGAACCAGACTCTGAAGGAGACGCTGCTGGGCCTGGAGGCTTCTTCCAAGCCCATGCTCAACGGCCTCCCGTCAGACTCAAACGCCTCCCCTCCTGGGGAAAACAGCCCACCCTCCGCCGGCAGCCCACTCagatcctccctctcctccagcgcTGACATCAAGGACGCCTCGTCCCCCGACTGCTCAGAGTTCGAGAAGATCCCGTCCCACTCCACCTCCGcctgcagcagcatcagcagcgaCGCCACCAGCGTACCAGCGGGGAACGGCGCGGCGGGGACCGGCGTCTCCGTGCAGAGCCTCACCGACCAGATATACAAGATGGAGGAGAGCCACCACAGCACGGCCGAGGAGCTGCAGGCCACGCTGCAGGAGCTGGCCGACCAGCAGCAGGTGGTCCAGGAGCTCACCGCCGAGAACGAGCGGCTGGCCCAGGACAAGCGGCTCCTGCAGTCCTCCCTCCAGCAGCAAAGGGAGCGGGTGGACCAGGTGGCCCAGAAGAACGAGGTGCTGGCGGGGCGGCTCCAGGagcaggcccaggcccaggcccagagggaggaggagctgggcagCCAGGCTCCACGACACGCCGAGCTGGAGCAGCGGTACGGCGAGCTGGTGGAGAGCTCCCGCTTCGAGCGGGAGAAGCTGGTGGAcatccagcagcagctgacGGGCAGCCTGCGCGCCCTGGAGCAGGAGCACCAGGAGGCCCAGGCCCAAGCACGCAGCCTCAGAGAGGAGCGGGACGGCCTGCAGGAGCAGCTGGAAATGGCAGCCCAGGTCGGAGATCAGGCAGCCAAGGCCGCCGAGGGGCAGCGGGCCTGCGGCGAGGGCCTGAGGCTGGACAACAGCCGGCTCAAAGCCCAGGTGGACATCGAGAGGCAGAAGGTCACGGAGCTCAAAGCCATGCAGAGCGCCAGCGACAGCACAGAGCTGCAGGGGCTACTGAAGGCGGCACACGAGGAGAAGGACCGGCTGGAGGTCGAGCTGTCGGAGCTCAGGCAGGAGTTGCTGCAGGCGCAGGGGGAGGCGGAGCACGCTAAAGACACCATCTCCAAG GCGGAGAGCCGATGCCAGCAGCTCCAGGAGAGTGCGGCGCGGCTGGAGCAGGAGCTGGTGTCCAGGGTGGGCGCCCTGGAGGAGGCGGGCCTCCAGGCGGAGAACCAGgtgaaggagctgaaggagacCATCTTTGAGCTGGACGACCAGGTGGAGCAGCAGAGGGCCGTCCACCTCCACACCAACCAGACCGTCCTGGACATGGAGA ATCATGTCAggaagctggaggagcagaaggcGGATGCAGAGCGACAGGTCAAGCTCCTGACGAGACAATCGAAG gaggagaaggaggagtggaGGCGGTTCCAGGCGGACCTCCagacggcggtggtggtggccaaCGACATCAAGGTGGAGGCCCAGCAGGAGCTGCGCGCCCTCCGCAGGCAGCTGCAGGAAGAGCAGCACCGCAGTGCCAAGCTCTCCAGCGACCTGGAGGGCCTGCAGGGAGTCAG GATGGGCCCCGGGGCCACTTTTGACACCAAGACAGCCGTGGAGGGCCGATGA
- the specc1 gene encoding cytospin-B isoform X1: MTRDRREHPVATAEEPQYRKGVGSRQTAMLKGATTKVGLPKPGPQERARLASIPSSSTISSSSLRTSRSSNTLASDLRLSRMKRASSDDALAKPALGAATSRMRKTVTTGAISDLPEARPRTLTGATGNKKSGIPAPKELPTSITRDRVSLREHLKNSTAKKIVSSASTSSLSSIARHPRSTARARGDAESPDKGLLESQVKELQAEAKAKDNEINNLRMELQRFREKAPAASPTAETPGSDSSQDSSPEHGPVQVSDVLVMVGELREKNAKFQKELAGLREENQTLKETLLGLEASSKPMLNGLPSDSNASPPGENSPPSAGSPLRSSLSSSADIKDASSPDCSEFEKIPSHSTSACSSISSDATSVPAGNGAAGTGVSVQSLTDQIYKMEESHHSTAEELQATLQELADQQQVVQELTAENERLAQDKRLLQSSLQQQRERVDQVAQKNEVLAGRLQEQAQAQAQREEELGSQAPRHAELEQRYGELVESSRFEREKLVDIQQQLTGSLRALEQEHQEAQAQARSLREERDGLQEQLEMAAQVGDQAAKAAEGQRACGEGLRLDNSRLKAQVDIERQKVTELKAMQSASDSTELQGLLKAAHEEKDRLEVELSELRQELLQAQGEAEHAKDTISKAESRCQQLQESAARLEQELVSRVGALEEAGLQAENQVKELKETIFELDDQVEQQRAVHLHTNQTVLDMENHVRKLEEQKADAERQVKLLTRQSKEEKEEWRRFQADLQTAVVVANDIKVEAQQELRALRRQLQEEQHRSAKLSSDLEGLQGVRMGPGATFDTKTAVEGR; encoded by the exons GTGTTGGTAGCAGACAAACGGCCATGTTGAAAGGGGCCACCACCAAGGTGGGGCTGCCCAAGCCAGGGCCCCAAGAGCGGGCAAGACTTGCGTCtattccttcctcctccaccatatCCTCCAGCTCCCTAAGGACCTCCAGGTCCTCCAACACGCTGGCTTCAGACCTGCGCCTCAGCAGG ATGAAGAGGGCCAGTAGCGACGATGCTCTGGCCAAGCCGGCATTGGGGGCAGCCACTTCCAGGATGAGGAAGACCGTCACAACTGGAGCTATCTCAGACCTGCCAGAGGCCCGCCCCCGGACCCTGACTG GTGCCACGGGGAACAAGAAGTCCGGCATCCCTGCACCCAAAGAGCTCCCCACCAGTATCACCAGGGACCGCGTCTCTCTGAGAGAGCATCTCAAGAACTCCACTGCCAAGAAGATTGTTTCCAGTGCCAGCACGTCCAGCCTCTCCTCCATAGCCAGGCACCCGCGCAGCACAGCCAGGGCTCGGGGGGATGCGGAGAGTCCGGACAAGGGCCTTCTGGAGTCCCAGGTCAAAGAGCTCCAGGCTGAGGCCAAGGCCAAGGACAACGAGATCAACAACCTGAGGATGGAGCTGCAGCGCTTCAGAGAGAAGGCCCCCGCCGCCTCCCCGACCGCAGAGACACCGGGGTCCGACTCGTCCCAAGACTCGTCCCCCGAGCATGGGCCGGTTCAGGTGTCAGACGTCCTGGTGATGGTCGGGGAGCTCAGGGAAAAGAACGCCAAGTTCCAGAAGGAGCTGGCCGGCCTCCGGGAGGAGAACCAGACTCTGAAGGAGACGCTGCTGGGCCTGGAGGCTTCTTCCAAGCCCATGCTCAACGGCCTCCCGTCAGACTCAAACGCCTCCCCTCCTGGGGAAAACAGCCCACCCTCCGCCGGCAGCCCACTCagatcctccctctcctccagcgcTGACATCAAGGACGCCTCGTCCCCCGACTGCTCAGAGTTCGAGAAGATCCCGTCCCACTCCACCTCCGcctgcagcagcatcagcagcgaCGCCACCAGCGTACCAGCGGGGAACGGCGCGGCGGGGACCGGCGTCTCCGTGCAGAGCCTCACCGACCAGATATACAAGATGGAGGAGAGCCACCACAGCACGGCCGAGGAGCTGCAGGCCACGCTGCAGGAGCTGGCCGACCAGCAGCAGGTGGTCCAGGAGCTCACCGCCGAGAACGAGCGGCTGGCCCAGGACAAGCGGCTCCTGCAGTCCTCCCTCCAGCAGCAAAGGGAGCGGGTGGACCAGGTGGCCCAGAAGAACGAGGTGCTGGCGGGGCGGCTCCAGGagcaggcccaggcccaggcccagagggaggaggagctgggcagCCAGGCTCCACGACACGCCGAGCTGGAGCAGCGGTACGGCGAGCTGGTGGAGAGCTCCCGCTTCGAGCGGGAGAAGCTGGTGGAcatccagcagcagctgacGGGCAGCCTGCGCGCCCTGGAGCAGGAGCACCAGGAGGCCCAGGCCCAAGCACGCAGCCTCAGAGAGGAGCGGGACGGCCTGCAGGAGCAGCTGGAAATGGCAGCCCAGGTCGGAGATCAGGCAGCCAAGGCCGCCGAGGGGCAGCGGGCCTGCGGCGAGGGCCTGAGGCTGGACAACAGCCGGCTCAAAGCCCAGGTGGACATCGAGAGGCAGAAGGTCACGGAGCTCAAAGCCATGCAGAGCGCCAGCGACAGCACAGAGCTGCAGGGGCTACTGAAGGCGGCACACGAGGAGAAGGACCGGCTGGAGGTCGAGCTGTCGGAGCTCAGGCAGGAGTTGCTGCAGGCGCAGGGGGAGGCGGAGCACGCTAAAGACACCATCTCCAAG GCGGAGAGCCGATGCCAGCAGCTCCAGGAGAGTGCGGCGCGGCTGGAGCAGGAGCTGGTGTCCAGGGTGGGCGCCCTGGAGGAGGCGGGCCTCCAGGCGGAGAACCAGgtgaaggagctgaaggagacCATCTTTGAGCTGGACGACCAGGTGGAGCAGCAGAGGGCCGTCCACCTCCACACCAACCAGACCGTCCTGGACATGGAGA ATCATGTCAggaagctggaggagcagaaggcGGATGCAGAGCGACAGGTCAAGCTCCTGACGAGACAATCGAAG gaggagaaggaggagtggaGGCGGTTCCAGGCGGACCTCCagacggcggtggtggtggccaaCGACATCAAGGTGGAGGCCCAGCAGGAGCTGCGCGCCCTCCGCAGGCAGCTGCAGGAAGAGCAGCACCGCAGTGCCAAGCTCTCCAGCGACCTGGAGGGCCTGCAGGGAGTCAG GATGGGCCCCGGGGCCACTTTTGACACCAAGACAGCCGTGGAGGGCCGATGA